In Fusarium oxysporum f. sp. lycopersici 4287 chromosome 2, whole genome shotgun sequence, a genomic segment contains:
- a CDS encoding elongation factor 1-alpha — MSMLGKSTLMGRLLLELKFVEKHTIDRYRKQAEKSGKQSFALAWVMDQRSEERERGVTIDIATNHFETEKTSFTILDAPGHRDFVPNMIAGASQADFAILVIDANTGAYEKGLKGQTREHVLLLRSLGVQRLVIAVNKLDMVGWSQERFDEISQQVNGFLAGLGFQPKNIDFIPISGLNGDNLVRRTEDTAASWYTGPTLIEALENSEPSTTRALKNPFRMSISEVFRSQLGTTTIAGRVDSGSVQIGDVLLVQPSGEEAYVKSIMVDSDMQDWAVAGQSVSVALTNIDPIHIRVGDMLCHTKDPISCGDTFTMKAMAFEHLMPMPVDLHRGRLHSAGQIVSITATLDKATGVIVKKKPRVVQPGGVARVVIKLAAKVPLESGQRVVIRSGGETVAAGLLE; from the coding sequence ATGTCGATGCTGGGCAAGAGTACACTGATGGGTCGTTTGTTGCTGGAGCTCAAATTTGTTGAGAAGCACACTATTGATCGGTATCGAAAGCAGGCTGAAAAGTCTGGTAAACAGTCATTTGCCCTAGCATGGGTAATGGACCAAAGAAGTGAGGAGCGAGAACGAGGTGTCACTATCGACATTGCAACAAACCATTTCGAGACGGAGAAGACCAGCTTCACTATTCTTGATGCACCAGGTCATAGGGATTTTGTACCGAACATGATCGCAGGTGCCAGTCAAGCTGACTTTGCTATCTTGGTCATTGACGCAAACACTGGAGCCTACGAAAAGGGACTTAAGGGGCAGACCCGAGAACATGTGTTGCTTCTGCGAAGTCTGGGTGTTCAAAGGCTCGTCATCGCCGTCAATAAACTCGACATGGTTGGCTGGTCACAGGAGCGTTTTGATGAAATCTCCCAGCAGGTCAATGGGTTCCTCGCTGGTCTGGGCTTCCAGCCCAAAAACATTGATTTCATCCCTATTTCTGGTCTTAATGGCGACAATCTTGTTCGTCGAACAGAAGACACGGCTGCATCTTGGTACACTGGCCCTACTCTGATTGAGGCTCTCGAAAACTCAgagccatcaacaacacgTGCACTCAAGAACCCATTCCGAATGTCAATTTCTGAGGTCTTCAGATCGCAGCTTGGCACGACGACTATTGCTGGTCGGGTTGACTCTGGCTCTGTTCAGATTGGCGATGTTTTATTAGTTCAGCCGAGTGGAGAAGAGGCCTATGTCAAGTCAATAATGGTGGATTCAGATATGCAAGACTGGGCTGTTGCTGGGCAAAGTGTCAGTGTTGCTCTGACTAACATCGACCCTATTCACATTCGAGTTGGCGATATGCTATGCCACACTAAGGATCCTATCAGCTGTGGTGACACTTTCACCATGAAAGCAATGGCGTTTGAGCATCTCATGCCCATGCCGGTTGATCTTCATCGTGGACGACTGCATTCAGCTGGACAGATTGTTTCAATCACAGCAACATTGGACAAGGCCACTGGGGTGATTGTCAAAAAGAAGCCCAGAGTTGTGCAGCCTGGTGGTGTTGCGAGAGTAGTTATCAAGCTGGCGGCTAAGGTTCCTCTTGAGTCAGGCCAAAGAGTGGTGATCCGAAGTGGAGGCGAAACCGTCGCTGCTGGTTTATTAGAGTAG